Genomic window (Sphingomonas japonica):
CCACCTCCCTTTTGGAGCTCAATCTTCGCAACGGAGCTTCACCGCTAACATGACCGCGATGGAATGGTTCCATTGCAAGTCGAAATACGTACGACGGCGTACCGCATGCATCCGAAACGGCGCAGCCCACGAATATCCAATGGTCGAGATGTTGGATACGGATGCAGAATGCCGGATACGCAATACAGCACTGCGAACGTCCTGGTGCGCTCGCTGGCAGCGGACGACTGGAGATCGCTCAATCCGCACCTCACGCGGATCATGGTCCAGCCCGGCGCTGTACTATGCGAACAACACGCCGACATTGATACCGTCTATTTTCCCGAGACAGCGGTTACTTCGCTTTCCGAACGTCATGGCGATACTGCCGCAGAGATAGCGATGATCGGCTGTGACGGACTGGTCGGGTGGCCGGTCGTGCTTGGCTCGTCGACGGCGTTTCATCGCGTGGTCGTGCGGCTCGACGGGGGAACCGCGCTCGCCTGCCCCGCCGCCCGCCTGATTCGGCTGTGCGCCAGCAGCGATACGCTGGCGGCGACGTTACTGCGCTACGTTCAGACGGTAACGCGCCAGTTGAGCCGGTCGATCGTCGCCAACCTGTCGGCTCCGGTCGAAGCGCGGTTGGCGCGGTGGCTGTTGATGCTGCACGATCGAACCCCGGGCGATACGCTGTCGATCACCCATCAGGAGCTTGCCGGCTTTCTGGGCGTGCGACGCGCCAGCGTGACCGATTGCCTGCACATCCTCGAAGGTGAGCGCATGCTGCGCTGCACCCGCGGTCGCATCGACATCCTTGATCGCGGTCCGTTGCAGGATCGTGCCGGCGATACCTACGGCGTCGCCGAGGATGCTTATCGCGAACTGATCGGGCCGTTCGGGAAGTCGCGGCACAGTGCCGTTCGCCCGGCGGCGCAGTTGCGGTCAGCGTTTATTGGCGCCTGACGCGAACGGCAGCTACAGCCGGGTAATCCGCGCGGTCGACAGGATCGTGCCCGTCGGCGCAGCATGCGGAGCGCCTTCGCGAGGCTCCAGCGTCAGCGCCAGCGTGGCGCCATCGGCAAATTGTTCGCGCAGCTGGGTAGGCAACAGGATTTCGGTAGCGCCGTCGCGGCGGATCAGCCCGAGCGACCGCGGCGTCTGATCGGCGGCGGGGATAACCCACAATTCCGGCTCGCCTGCGCCCTCGGGAATGGCGGTTGGGCGCACCCGTAGCAGATCGTCGGCAAGATCGAGCCGCGCTGTCAGGATCGCACCGCCCTCCCCGTCGCTCAACTGGGCGACGATGGCTTCGGTCGGCGCCGGCGCAACCGTCGTCGCCGGGGGCAGCGACGGCACCGGCCGCAGCAGCACCGCCAGCAGCAGCGCGGCAGCGATCGACATCGCGCCGACCGCAATAGCGCGCCACCTTTGCAGCGCGCGTCGCGTACGCTGGAAATCGGGCGTGATGACCGAGCCCGACCCGCCTCCAGACGCCGGTGCCGCTACGCCGGCGGCAATTGCGTCCCATACCCGTTCGCCGGGCTGGACCGGCGCGACTTCGTCGAACAACGGCGCGAAGCTTCGTTCCCATTCCGCGACCGCCTCCGCAAAGCTCTCGTCCACCGCCTGACGCTCGCGCGCGGCGCGCAGTTCCTCGCCGTCGATCAGCCGCAGCGCAAGTTCGGCCGCGAGCAGCCGATCGTCGGGAGACAGCAGCTCAGCCACCGCTCAGGCACTCGCGCAGTCGTTCGAGCCCGCGCCGGACCCAGCTCTTCATGGTGCCCAGCGGCACCGCCGCGCGGGCGGCAAGTTCCGAATAGGTGAAGCCTTCGAAAAATGCCGCGCGGATCGCGCCGGCCTGGCGGGTTTCGATCTGTTCGAGGCAATCGTTCACCAAAACGCGCTGCGCATGCGCTTCGGCAGGATCGGCTGCCGTGTCGGCGATCGCCGCGTCGTCGGAAGCCGCCGCCACGCCCTCGGCACGACGCTGCGACGCGCGCTGCCAGTCGATCGCGGTGTTGCGCGCGATCGTGCACAGCCACGTAATCGGGCTCGCACGCGACGCATCGAACGCCTCGGCGCCGCGCCACACCTTGAGATAGACCTCCTGCAGAACGTCCTCCGCTGCGTTCCTGTCCCCCAAGATACGCAGGCAGATGCCCATCAGCTTCGCCGCCGTATGGTCGTAAACGTACCGAAGCCCGTCGCGCTCACCCTGCCCCACGCGCGCGATGGCATCGGTCAGTCGATCACGGGCGGCATCGGCGGATTGCTGGGAAGTCACGGAAGCTCCAACGCGAGTGCCGCGACATTGGTTTAGTTGGAGCCGACTTGCAATGCCGCATCGCGCCCAGCAATCACCTGCAACGCTTTGCAAAAAAGGCCCGCAATCCCGGCGGGACGCGAGCCTTTTTCGGTGGTGGGCGTGGCAAGGATTGAACTTGCGACCCCTGCGATGTCAACACAGTGCTCTACCACTGAGCTACACGCCCTCCGGAAGAGGGTGCGCACTAGCCGCGCTTCGCGGCAGAGGCAAGAGGGTAAAACCGCGATCGTGCGTGCGCCGGGCCGACCGGTCAATTGCTGGTCGGCACGCGGACATTCTCGAACATGCGATCGACTTCGAGCACCAGCTCGCGCAGGTGGAAGGGCTTGGACAGCACCCGCGCATTGGGCATCGCCTTGCCGGCCTTGAGCGTCACCGCAGCGAAGCCGGTGATGAACATCACCTGCATGTCGGGCGCCATGACCCCGGCCCGCTGCGCCAGTTCGATACCGTCCATTTCCGGCATGACGATGTCGGTCAGCAGCAGGTCGAACGTCTCGTTCTCGAGCAGCGGCAGGGCGGCGGTGCCGCGATCGACCGCGCTGACCGCGTAGCCCGAGCGTTCGAGCGCACGCGTCAGATATTCGCGCATCACCCGATCGTCTTCCGCCAGCAGGATCCTGATCATTCCGTCCCTCGTTCAGCCGCCCCATCACCCCGGGCGCGCCTCTATCTATGCGGGAAGCCCTTAAGATTTTCCAGCGCCGTTGCCGCCGCGATCGACTCGGGCTACCGCAAATTCTTGCAGCCGCGCGCGCCTTTCCCGTCGTTCGACCGGCTCGGACCGGAACATCCGGCACATCCGGTGATCCTGTCGGTACCCCATGGCGGACGCGCCTATCCGCAATCGCTGCTCGACAATCTCCGCGTCCCGGCCGGGCAGCTGCGCGCGCTCGAGGATCGACATATCGACGGGGTCGCGCAGGCCGCGCTGGGCGAGAGTATCGCGATCGTGGCGCGGCGACCGCGCGCATGGATCGACCTCAATCGCCCCGAAACCGATCGCGACCCGCTGATCGACGACGGCCTGTCGCGTCACGCCACTGCGCAGCAGTCGGTGAAGGTGCGCGCCGGACTGGGGCTGGTGCCGCGCCGCGTCGGCGGGTCGGGAGACCTGTGGCAGCGGCGCTGGCCGCTCGGCGAGATCGATGCGCGAATCCGCGGGGATCACCGGCCCTATCATCAGGCGATCGCCAGCGCGCTCGATGCCGCGCATCGTCGCTTCGGTATCGCGGTACTGCTCGATCTCCACTCGATGCCCTCGCTGATCGGGACGGCGCCCGCGCAGATCGTCATCGGCGATCGCTATGGTCGCACCGCCCATCCGCGTTTCGTCGCCAGTATCGAGGCCGAAATACGCGCCGCCGGACTGCGCCCGGCGCTCAACGCGCCTTATGCCGGGGGGCATGTGCTCGACCGGCACGCCGCACCCAAGGCAGGCATCCACGCCATCCAGCTCGAGCTTGACCGTGCGCTGTATCTCGATGCCACGCACGAGGAATGCGGACCGGGGTTCGACGCCTGCGCCGGGCTGGTAAGGAGCATCATCGCCGCGCTGATCGATGCCGCCTGCCCCGGCGCGATCGCCGCGGAATAGCGCGCAATTCCTCCAAGAAAAAACCACCCCGTGCATGAAGCACGAGGTGGCCAAGGTTCAGGGAGGAGACACGCCCGGGGGCGTGTCACGCGATCCCGCGAAAGGGGGGACACGAAATCGCGCAACACCGATATAGGCGGGAAGTGTGACGGCTTCAAGAATCGGTTCGTCGCATCTGGCGTACCGATTAACGCGGCGCCTCAGACGGCCTCAGCGTGCGCCGGGCAGCATTCTGGCAAGCGTCCCGTCGCGCAGCACGAAATGATGCCGCAGCGCCGCGGCGACATGCAGCACGATCAGCGCGGCCATCAGCAAACCGAGCATTTCGTGGAGCTCGTGTCCGGCATCCCCCGCCGCGGTGCCGACCGGGAGGTACGGGATATCGAACAATCCGAACCAGCTGAGCTCGCGGCGTTTCTCGGTCCCCGACACCATCAGCCAGCCGGTCAGCGGCAGTGCGATGAGCAGGATGTAGAAGGCACCGTGGCTGATCCGCGCAGCGAGCCGCTGCCAACCTGGCAGCGTGGCTGGGGGCGGCGGCGCCGGATGCGCGATGCGCCAGCCTGTGCGCGCGATGCTCAGCACCAGCACGGTGATGCCGATCGCCTTGTGGACCGGCATCTGATTGGGGATGCCGGCAAGCAGGCTTTCCCCGAACAGTCCGATCGCGACGTTGACAAGGACGAGCACCGCGATCGACCAGTGGAATGCGATGGCCCCGCCGGTATAGCGGCGCTGGATCGCATCCTGATGGTCGATCGCGGTGGTCATGGCATCACACTCCGGCGCTGGGCTGCGGCAGCTTGCCCGAGCGCAGCTGCTTGCCGAACAGGTCGCGCATCAGGCTCAGCGAGAACAGATGTGCATAGACCAGCGGCAGCATGCCCGACTGCACCATCTTGCGCAATTGATCGCCGCGCAGTTCGTTGACCTTCTTCTCGTCGATCATCTGGAAGCCGCGATAGATGAACGGCTGCGGCGCATTGTCGGGCTGGATCGAGATTTCCCCGGCCATCAACAGATCCATCTCGCGGATCTCGCGCATGAACTGGCCGGTGCGCATGCCGGCCTGTTCGAATTGCTCTGCGAAGTTGAGGATGCCCTTGGTCAGCTCGGTCGGCTCGCCATTATCGAACAGCTTCTCGCCGTCCTCGAACGCGCCAATCGTGTCCGACGTCGGATCGAAGCACAGGCTGAGTTCGTCGCTGTCGGGACGCAGCTTGGCGAGCAGATAGGGATACCGGCGGATATAGGCAGGGATATAGACGTCGGTCTCCGTAGCCTTGCCCTCCTCGTCGAAGAACATGTTCATGCCTTCGTTCATCGCCATCAGCGCCAGCGGCACCGGATCGGCGCCGACCGAGAAAATGATCGGCATGCGCCGCGCGATCATCGGGAACTCCTCGACGGTCACCGGTATCGCGTGCTGGGTCGCGAGGAACTTGGCGGTGTCGGAACGGCGCACGCGATAGTCGCCATGCTGTGCGCTCGAAAGTGGTTCGAGCTTGTTGTAAAGCAAAGGAAGGCTGGTGGGGGCCGCGCTGGCCATGATCGTCTCTCCAATCCCGGTCAATTAAGGGTTGCGTCGCGCCCTATTGATCGCAGCCCGGCTCTGCAAGGGCGACGAGCTTGCCAGGGTTCATGATCCCCAGCGGATCGAGCGCATGCTTGATCGCCCGGATCGCGCCCAGCCGCGCAGGCGGGCCGACCCGCTCCAGCTCGGCGCGCTTCATCTGCCCGATGCCGTGCTCGGCCGAAATCGTGCCGCCCGCCGCGACGACCGCATCGTGGACGAAGCGGGTGATGCCGGGCGCGGCGTCGCGATACCAGGCCGCGGCATCGACGCCGTCCGGCGCACGCACGTGAAAATGCACATTGCCGTCGCCGAGATGACCGAAGCCGCTGGCATGGGTGCCGGGAAAGCGTGCTTCGACCGCCCTCGCGGTCTCGACCAGAAATCCGGGCATCGCGTCGACCGCGACCGCGATGTCATGCTGGACGGCAGGTCCGGCGGCGCGCTCCGCAGCCGACAAGCCGTCACGCAGCGCCCAGAACGCCTCGGCCTGGGCTTCGCTCGCGCCGATGGTTGCGTCCGCAATCCAGCCGCGCTCCAGCCCGAGCGCCAGTGCATCGGTCAGCACCACGCGCGGATCGCGATCATCGTCACCGGCCGCCACTGCCTCGATCAGCACGTGCCAGGGGTGTGATCCCGCCAGCGGCGCACGCGCGTCGGGGATATTCCGCAGGACGCGCACCAGCGATTCGCCCGGCAGGATCTCGAAACTCTCGATTGCCGGGCCGTCGATCGCGCGCAGCAGGTCGAGCGCCACCGCAGGCGATTCGAGGCCCACCCATGCCACCGCGCGATCGCGGATTGCGGGGACCAACTTCAATCGCGCGGCAGTGACGATGCCGAGCGTGCCTTCGGCGCCGACCAGCAGCTGGTCGAGATCGTAACCGCGATTATCCTTTTTGAGCGCTGCCAGCCCGTCATAGATCGATCCGTCGGGCAGCACCGCCTCCAGCCCCATCACCAATGCCCGCATCGTGCCGTGACGCAGCACCTGCGTGCCCCCCGCATTGGTCGCCACCAGGCCGCCAATGGTCGCCGTGCCGCGTGCGCCGAGCGTCAGCGGGAAGCGCAGCCCTGCCCCTGCCGCGGCATCGTGCAGCGCCTGCAATATCACGCCTGCTTCGGCGGTCGCGCTGCGTCCCGTCCCAGACAATTCGCGAATCTGGTTCATGCGACGCAGCGATATCAGCAACGCCGATCCGTCCGCAGGCGGCGTCGCGCCGCCGACCATCGATGTGTTGCCGCCCTGCGGCACCAGCGGCACGCGATGTTCGGCCGCCAGGGCAACGATCGCAGCAACTTCTCGTGTGGTCCGCGGTACCAGCATGGCGGGGCTCGCACCGTGATATCGTCCGCGCCAGTCGCCAAGCCACGGCGCGATGATCTGCGGGTCGGCGACGACCGAGGCGGCGCCGAATTGCGCGGCGACGGCGGCGATCAGGGACGACTGGTCTGGCGTCATGGCGGTACGGCGCCTATCATGCAGCGATGTTGCCTGCCACCGCTATGGTGGCGAATTCATCTGCCGTTCAAGCGCGTCACTGCATTCGGAACGCCGCATGCTCTTGCTATTGACCAGTGCCGGAATGCTTGCCGCCGCGGTAACCCCGTGGCTACCGGTGCAGGTGCAGCAGCGTGCGCAGGTTCGGATGC
Coding sequences:
- a CDS encoding Crp/Fnr family transcriptional regulator; this encodes MPDTQYSTANVLVRSLAADDWRSLNPHLTRIMVQPGAVLCEQHADIDTVYFPETAVTSLSERHGDTAAEIAMIGCDGLVGWPVVLGSSTAFHRVVVRLDGGTALACPAARLIRLCASSDTLAATLLRYVQTVTRQLSRSIVANLSAPVEARLARWLLMLHDRTPGDTLSITHQELAGFLGVRRASVTDCLHILEGERMLRCTRGRIDILDRGPLQDRAGDTYGVAEDAYRELIGPFGKSRHSAVRPAAQLRSAFIGA
- a CDS encoding anti-sigma factor, with protein sequence MAELLSPDDRLLAAELALRLIDGEELRAARERQAVDESFAEAVAEWERSFAPLFDEVAPVQPGERVWDAIAAGVAAPASGGGSGSVITPDFQRTRRALQRWRAIAVGAMSIAAALLLAVLLRPVPSLPPATTVAPAPTEAIVAQLSDGEGGAILTARLDLADDLLRVRPTAIPEGAGEPELWVIPAADQTPRSLGLIRRDGATEILLPTQLREQFADGATLALTLEPREGAPHAAPTGTILSTARITRL
- a CDS encoding sigma-70 family RNA polymerase sigma factor, whose translation is MTSQQSADAARDRLTDAIARVGQGERDGLRYVYDHTAAKLMGICLRILGDRNAAEDVLQEVYLKVWRGAEAFDASRASPITWLCTIARNTAIDWQRASQRRAEGVAAASDDAAIADTAADPAEAHAQRVLVNDCLEQIETRQAGAIRAAFFEGFTYSELAARAAVPLGTMKSWVRRGLERLRECLSGG
- the cpdR gene encoding cell cycle two-component system response regulator CpdR, which produces MIRILLAEDDRVMREYLTRALERSGYAVSAVDRGTAALPLLENETFDLLLTDIVMPEMDGIELAQRAGVMAPDMQVMFITGFAAVTLKAGKAMPNARVLSKPFHLRELVLEVDRMFENVRVPTSN
- a CDS encoding N-formylglutamate amidohydrolase, whose translation is MQPRAPFPSFDRLGPEHPAHPVILSVPHGGRAYPQSLLDNLRVPAGQLRALEDRHIDGVAQAALGESIAIVARRPRAWIDLNRPETDRDPLIDDGLSRHATAQQSVKVRAGLGLVPRRVGGSGDLWQRRWPLGEIDARIRGDHRPYHQAIASALDAAHRRFGIAVLLDLHSMPSLIGTAPAQIVIGDRYGRTAHPRFVASIEAEIRAAGLRPALNAPYAGGHVLDRHAAPKAGIHAIQLELDRALYLDATHEECGPGFDACAGLVRSIIAALIDAACPGAIAAE
- a CDS encoding cytochrome b, whose amino-acid sequence is MTTAIDHQDAIQRRYTGGAIAFHWSIAVLVLVNVAIGLFGESLLAGIPNQMPVHKAIGITVLVLSIARTGWRIAHPAPPPPATLPGWQRLAARISHGAFYILLIALPLTGWLMVSGTEKRRELSWFGLFDIPYLPVGTAAGDAGHELHEMLGLLMAALIVLHVAAALRHHFVLRDGTLARMLPGAR
- a CDS encoding SapC family protein, whose translation is MASAAPTSLPLLYNKLEPLSSAQHGDYRVRRSDTAKFLATQHAIPVTVEEFPMIARRMPIIFSVGADPVPLALMAMNEGMNMFFDEEGKATETDVYIPAYIRRYPYLLAKLRPDSDELSLCFDPTSDTIGAFEDGEKLFDNGEPTELTKGILNFAEQFEQAGMRTGQFMREIREMDLLMAGEISIQPDNAPQPFIYRGFQMIDEKKVNELRGDQLRKMVQSGMLPLVYAHLFSLSLMRDLFGKQLRSGKLPQPSAGV
- a CDS encoding FAD-binding oxidoreductase, which codes for MTPDQSSLIAAVAAQFGAASVVADPQIIAPWLGDWRGRYHGASPAMLVPRTTREVAAIVALAAEHRVPLVPQGGNTSMVGGATPPADGSALLISLRRMNQIRELSGTGRSATAEAGVILQALHDAAAGAGLRFPLTLGARGTATIGGLVATNAGGTQVLRHGTMRALVMGLEAVLPDGSIYDGLAALKKDNRGYDLDQLLVGAEGTLGIVTAARLKLVPAIRDRAVAWVGLESPAVALDLLRAIDGPAIESFEILPGESLVRVLRNIPDARAPLAGSHPWHVLIEAVAAGDDDRDPRVVLTDALALGLERGWIADATIGASEAQAEAFWALRDGLSAAERAAGPAVQHDIAVAVDAMPGFLVETARAVEARFPGTHASGFGHLGDGNVHFHVRAPDGVDAAAWYRDAAPGITRFVHDAVVAAGGTISAEHGIGQMKRAELERVGPPARLGAIRAIKHALDPLGIMNPGKLVALAEPGCDQ